GCCTTTAATCTCCCGACACAGAACTCGCTTCCTCTCGATCATCTCCATCATGGTGGCGTCTCCGCACAACCAGGGcatctggacacacacacacacatacacacagacagacacacacacgcgcgcacacacagacaaacacacacacacacatgagtggtgtgtgtttgaggacaacaacatcaacacacacaAGGACACGGTCATCTGCTACATTGGAAAATGCATCGATGACATAGTACCGAAGACTACTGAATTAATTCCCCAATCAAAAGCCGTGGATAAACGGGCAGGTGCGCGGCAAGCTAAAAGCGTGCACTATGGCGCACAGAGGTGGAGATTTGAGATTAGATGGTGGTATTCCTTatgtaatgtaatttttttttttgagtCAGAAATGTAAAGTATCTCTGTGAGTTTAGAGGAATCATATATTTTATTGTGATAAAGTGATAAAGCAAACATTGACACACAGGTACAGAGTGATGAGCGTTTGAAATGTTAGTACATCCAGCTAAAGCAGATCCTCTCTGTAAACAGTAATCAGCTTCAGAGAGGTTAGTTTAATGTTAGTGTTTAATAATAAACCTGTGTTAGTGTCATTATTCACATTATTTGTAGAGTTTATTAACACTttaaaatgtacttcagtattaCAGTTCAGGACACAAAACAAGATTTACTCAAACACAAAATATTCacacaaaacagaaaatactAAAATAACTTTAAACTAATCAGATGAACACTTTCAATAAGCTCAACGACTATGtgtatactgtatgtttaaatgtttacatgttttCGTTTTTATACGTTTACATGTTAAAGTTATTATATCAGTCAGCTAATGGGTCAGATATATcatctaaaatgttttttactTTCTGTTCAGCAAAGGACAGACAGGTAAATAGACACGTGTTTGACAGGTAAACAGACAAGTAGACAGACAGGTGTTTGACAGACAGGTTAATAGACACGTGTTTGACAGGTAAACAGACAAGTAGACAGACAGGTATTTGACAGACAGATAAAATAGACAGGCGCTTGACAGACAGGTGTTTGACAAGTAAATAGAGAGGTatttgacagacagacagacggacagacagacaggtgtttGACAAGTAAATAGAGGTGTTTGACGGATATACAGACAGTCGGACAGGTGTTTGACAGACAGGTGTTCACAGTACCTGTCTGAGGGCCGGGTGGGGGGGGTCCTGCATGGGACGTTGAGATGAAGGAACTCCTGAAGTCGACGCCGAGCGGCCGAGTTTACAAACTGACTTTGATTCTGTGGATTTTATTACATCAGtcaaaactaaaataaatatatatgaggTAAATCTGAAGAGGTTCTGATAAGGTAAATCTGAAGAGGTAAATCTGATGAGGTAAATCTGATGAGGTAAATCTGATGAGGTGAATCTGATGAGGTACATCTGATGAGGTGAATCTGATGAGGTACATCTGATGAGGTACATCTGATGAGGTACATCTGATGAGGTACATCTGATGAGGTAAATCTGATGAGGTACATCTGATGAGGTACATCTGATGAGGTAAATCTGATGAGGTACATCTGATGAGGTAAATCTGATGAGGTAAATCTGATGAGGTACATCTGATGAGGTACATCTGATGAGGTACATCTGATGAGGTAAATCTGATGAGGTACATTTGATGAGGTACATCTGATGAGGTAAATCTGATGAGGTAAATTTGATGATGTTCTGATGAGGTAAATCTGATGTGGTAAAAACTGAGGAGGTAAATCTGACAAATATGAAGTAGTCCTATAGCCCTCAGACTCACCTCCTGAACCTCCGGACAGCATCATGGTCGGACTGACAGACGACCTCCCCATCCGGCCTGAAACCGGACTGCTTTGCCCATCTCTGTCTCTGGTTCCGTGCCTCGGCAGAGACCGGGAGTCTCCTGAGACACAACAACACCAGACATGAGAACAAGACATAAACCCTCATTCATTCATCCAAGACAACACAGAACATAGACTTCTCTCCTGAAGAACCAACTTCCAGTTTAATCTGATGAAGCTTATGGTGAGCGCTGGTTCAGACTGACCTGGGACCAGCTCCTAGTTCTGCTGCTATATACTGAAGACTCTCCTCTTATAGTGAGGGCTGGTTCAGGctgacctgggaccagctgctagtTCTGCTGCTATAGACTGAACACTCTCCTCTTGTAGTGAGGGCTGGTTCAGActgacctgggaccagctgctagtTCTGCTGCTATAGACTGAAGACTCTCCTATAAAGCTTATAGTGAGGGCTATTTTAAGACCGCTGTGGTTTTGAGGCAGGACTCACGGTTAACCTTCACTTTCTGTCTTCAGACCCTTTCTTGTTCTTAAAACCCCACATATTGAACAGAAATACAAATTGGAAACCAATGTGATGCAGTACTAATTTGTTACCTTCACTTCCACGGCTCTTCCTGCCTCCCTTCTTGGTCACATGTCTTCCTGAGGTGAACAGATGGTTGAGTTCGTCCAATGGGCTGGTGGGAGTCTGTGACCTCATCGACACGTTCTGCATTGATCCGTGAGTGGAGGAGGAGTTACTGAGTCTGGCTCCGCCCTCCCCTACTCCGCGGTGggaggatgaggaagaggaagagcgagGAATACTTCCTCCTGCAATAAGAGCGTCGTACGGCGGCGGCCTCTTCAGGCTCAGAGGTGTCAGAGAGCGCCCCATGCTGACCGGGGACGGACATGCTGATTGGCTGCGCGGGTAACCATGACCACTATGGGTGGAGCCAGAAGACTTGTAAGggtggagaggcggagctgAGGAGCGTCCGGAGGAGGTGATGGTGTAGGTGGAGGACAGGTCCCGGTCCCGGATTCGGTCCCGGTCTCGGTCCCGGTCTCTGTCTTTGTCCTTGCGATGGTGGGTGGAGATCTGTGGATGTTCAGCACCGCCTGACTTGCTGAAGGAAACATTATCCATGACGGGCAGCCGGCCGGCATCCAAAGGGGTGAGGGGCGACTCGTCTGAGTTTGGGGAGCACTGAGCGGGGGCGGGGGGGAAGACCAACAGCGGTGGACGATGCGTCAGGAGGTTGGGGAATGGGGGAGGGATGTCGCAACCCTGGGTCTCCCAGACTTCAGAGTCCATGATGGCACTGTGAGAGTCCTGCAGGAAGTCCTCCAGCATCGGGTACTTCATCTCCTCATAGACCGCCTCGCTCTGCTCGTCGTCCTCCCGACCGCTCAGCTCACGAAGGATGTTTCCCATCATCTCGATGTAGACCGGCTCCTCGCCGTCTCTCGATGCCGGACTCGAAGCCTTCCTGTTGCCGAGGTTGCCCATGTAAGACTCGTCGAAGGAGGTGCTGAGCTGAGTGTTCGGGTTCCTCTTGGGTTTGGGTGGAGGCATTTTCTTGTAGTCCTCGTTGAAGAGATGGCATCGAGCTGCAGACAGACAGGGA
Above is a window of Pseudochaenichthys georgianus unplaced genomic scaffold, fPseGeo1.2 scaffold_1391_arrow_ctg1, whole genome shotgun sequence DNA encoding:
- the nyap2a gene encoding neuronal tyrosine-phosphorylated phosphoinositide-3-kinase adapter 2, producing the protein MATEGAYSGKHFRMGFMTMPAKQERLPLPSQGFTVRSQSLHSVGGGDEDSNPNRKQPPPKPRRDPNTKLSGSSEAVNGGAGARTEDPESRETPEPAEARCHLFNEDYKKMPPPKPKRNPNTQLSTSFDESYMGNLGNRKASSPASRDGEEPVYIEMMGNILRELSGREDDEQSEAVYEEMKYPMLEDFLQDSHSAIMDSEVWETQGCDIPPPFPNLLTHRPPLLVFPPAPAQCSPNSDESPLTPLDAGRLPVMDNVSFSKSGGAEHPQISTHHRKDKDRDRDRDRDRIRDRDLSSTYTITSSGRSSAPPLHPYKSSGSTHSGHGYPRSQSACPSPVSMGRSLTPLSLKRPPPYDALIAGGSIPRSSSSSSSHRGVGEGGARLSNSSSTHGSMQNVSMRSQTPTSPLDELNHLFTSGRHVTKKGGRKSRGSEGDSRSLPRHGTRDRDGQSSPVSGRMGRSSVSPTMMLSGGSGESKSVCKLGRSASTSGVPSSQRPMQDPPHPALRQMPWLCGDATMMEMIERKRVLCREIKGRQRPEKNLLKQDSLPILPSWRRKPPPYSAPPNTHTTTVFWDTAI